The Eggerthella guodeyinii sequence GGCCGACGAGATGCAGGCCGACGTCGAAGAGCGCAAGGACGGCATCGCGGACATGCTGCTCGCCCAGGGCGCCGCCGCGAGCCCGCTGGCCGAAGAGCTCGACGCCCTCGACTTCGACACGGCGGCCTACCTTCCCGTGCAGGACGTCGAGACGACGTACCTCCACGGCACCGAGGACTGGAAGATGTTCGACTTCTACGGCCCCGTGTTCATCGGCATATTCGTATTCGTGTTCGTGTTCCTGACCAGCGGCATGTCGCTCGTGAACGAGCGCGGCGCGGGCACCATGACGCGCTTTCTGGCCACGCCCGTGAAGCCGGTGCAGATCCTCGGCGGCTACACCGCGGGCTTCGGCCTGCTGGCGCTCGTGCAGGCCGCGGTCATCCTGTTCATCGCGCTCGCGTTCATCGGCTTCCCCAACGAGGGGCCCGTCTGGCTCGTCACACTCGTGGTGGTGTCGATGGCGCTCGCCTCGGTCACGCTGGGGCTGCTGGTGTCGGGCCTGGCCAAAAGCGGGTTCCAGGTCATCCAGCTCATGCTGCTGTTCGTGGTGCCGCAGATCCTGCTGTCGGGGCTGTTCGACCTCGCGAGCGCGCCGGAGTGGATGCAGGTGCTCAGCCAATGCTTCCCCATCACCTACGGCGTGGACGCGCTGCGCGCCGTCATGCTGCGCGGCGCCGATTTCGCCAGCGTCGGCTTCGACCTTGCCGTGATCTGGGGATTCGTCGCGTTGTTC is a genomic window containing:
- a CDS encoding ABC transporter permease → MRNTFAIARRVLSQFAHDKRTLALLFVAPVLVLWLLSVLLGTDAYEPRLATVDLPASFQTALEGQDARIVDTTEAEAERLLRANEADAVLRMRDDATLELWAEGSDSTKTAAAANVVAKALSEAQQEAADEMQADVEERKDGIADMLLAQGAAASPLAEELDALDFDTAAYLPVQDVETTYLHGTEDWKMFDFYGPVFIGIFVFVFVFLTSGMSLVNERGAGTMTRFLATPVKPVQILGGYTAGFGLLALVQAAVILFIALAFIGFPNEGPVWLVTLVVVSMALASVTLGLLVSGLAKSGFQVIQLMLLFVVPQILLSGLFDLASAPEWMQVLSQCFPITYGVDALRAVMLRGADFASVGFDLAVIWGFVALFFALAAAKFRKKRA